A genomic window from Thiomonas arsenitoxydans includes:
- a CDS encoding glutathione binding-like protein, translating to MIDLYSWATPNGHKIHILLEELGLPYRVHGVNIGRGEQFAPDFLAISPNNKIPALIDSDGPDGQPISVFESGAILLYLAEKTGRFLGTGPRARIATLEWLMWQMGSIGPMLGQAHHFRQYAPEKIDYAIARYTNEAHRLYGVLDRRLASQPYLAGDDYTIADIAVFPWCRSAANQGIDWAEFAHAKRWFDTIAARPAVQRGVQVLTDVRPAEMDATAREQLFGSTQYQRR from the coding sequence ATGATCGACCTCTACTCCTGGGCCACCCCCAACGGCCACAAAATCCACATCCTGCTCGAAGAACTCGGCCTGCCCTACCGGGTGCACGGCGTGAACATCGGCCGCGGCGAACAGTTCGCGCCCGACTTTCTCGCCATCAGCCCGAACAACAAGATTCCCGCCCTGATCGATAGCGACGGCCCGGATGGTCAGCCCATCAGCGTGTTCGAGTCGGGCGCCATCCTCCTCTATCTGGCCGAGAAGACCGGCCGCTTTCTGGGCACAGGGCCGCGGGCGCGCATCGCCACGCTCGAATGGTTGATGTGGCAGATGGGCAGCATCGGCCCCATGCTCGGCCAGGCGCACCACTTCCGCCAGTACGCCCCCGAGAAAATCGACTACGCCATCGCCCGCTATACCAACGAGGCGCACCGGCTCTATGGCGTGCTCGACCGGCGGCTGGCGTCGCAGCCCTATCTGGCCGGTGACGACTACACCATCGCCGACATCGCCGTCTTTCCGTGGTGTCGCAGCGCCGCCAATCAGGGCATAGACTGGGCCGAGTTTGCGCATGCCAAGCGCTGGTTCGACACCATCGCCGCGCGGCCCGCGGTGCAGCGCGGGGTGCAAGTGCTGACCGACGTGCGCCCGGCCGAGATGGACGCCACCGCGCGCGAACAGTTGTTCGGCAGCACCCAATACCAGCGCCGCTGA